The Mytilus edulis chromosome 12, xbMytEdul2.2, whole genome shotgun sequence genome contains a region encoding:
- the LOC139497664 gene encoding uncharacterized protein produces MKSDFKPKNQRPYRLPPDKKEALREHLDELLRQNLIAPVSETEDVPIISPIVLVSKQDRNKKQQENSQKSSAKYRFCCDFRYLNSQVQDFSYFIPDLTELTESFSGKTPNYLASLDLSSGFFKKACR; encoded by the coding sequence ATGAAATCCGACTTTAAACCTAAAAACCAAAGACCTTATAGACTTCCACCTGATAAAAAAGAGGCCTTACGTGAACACCTTGATGAACTCCTTCGTCAAAATTTAATAGCGCCAGTTAGTGAAACTGAGGACGTTCCAATAATCAGTCCTATTGTTTTGGTTTCAAAACAAGATCGAAACAAGAAACAACAAGAAAATTCACAAAAGAGCAGTGCTAAGTACAGATTTTGTTGCGACTTTCGCTATTTAAACTCCCAAGTTCAAGATTTTTCGTATTTTATTCCTGATCTGACCGAACTAACTGAATCATTTTCTGGGAAAACTCCAAATTATCTGGCTTCACTCGACTTAAGCTCAGGATTTTTCAAAAAGGCCTGTAGATGA